The following proteins come from a genomic window of Pichia kudriavzevii chromosome 1, complete sequence:
- a CDS encoding uncharacterized protein (PKUD0A04950; similar to Saccharomyces cerevisiae YNR057C (BIO4)), with translation MKMQPIFITGTDTDVGKTFISALLVKRWGADYWKPVQTGLNEDIGDTATVTQMLQASGGIPSNTIIFDPALKYQNPLSPWRCTILENKEEIDITKLNLPPTTNTIIVEGAGGVLVPFTKDKFTTDVIHHLNTPVILVARSKLGTLNHTLLSLEVMKARGNNVVGVILNGEIDDDNLKALEALGARIIAQIPHTSKIEDVLHLIPPLEEVLQ, from the coding sequence atgaaaatgcaacCTATATTCATCACTGGTACTGATACTGATGTCGGTAAGACATTCATATCAGCACTTTTGGTAAAACGTTGGGGTGCAGACTACTGGAAACCAGTACAAACTGGACtcaatgaagatattgGAGATACTGCTACTGTCACGCAGATGTTACAAGCTTCAGGTGGTATTCCATCCAACACTATTATTTTTGATCCTGCTCTGAAATACCAAAATCCATTGAGCCCTTGGAGATGTACAATTCTGGAAAACAAGGAAGAGATTGATATCACAAAGTTGAACTTACCCCCAACTACTAATACAATAATAGTTGAAGGTGCAGGTGGTGTTCTTGTGCCGTTCACAAAAGACAAGTTTACAACTGATGTTATTCACCACTTAAACACCCCTGTTATCCTGGTCGCTCGCTCTAAATTGGGAACACTAAATCACACACTTCTAAGTTTAGAGGTTATGAAAGCTAGAGGGAACAATGTGGTTGGTGTAATTCTTAACGGGGAAATTGACGATGATAACTTGAAAGCGTTGGAAGCATTGGGAGCTAGAATCATTGCGCAAATTCCACACACATCTAAAATTGAGGATGTGCTGCATCTGATCCCACCGCTTGAAGAGGTTCTACAGTAG
- a CDS encoding uncharacterized protein (PKUD0A04960; similar to Saccharomyces cerevisiae YNR058W (BIO3)) has protein sequence MSEIQGLLDFDRDHIWHPYTSTINPLPCFLVESAKGARIKLATGEDLIDGMSSWWAAVHGYNHPELNQAAINQLKDMSHIMFGGLTHRPAIKLVKQLLEMTHENLQHCFIADTGSVAVEVSLKMALQYCQSKYGNKNKKTKFLSVNYGYHGDTFGAMSVCDPVNSMHSLYSGYVKENMFVKLPQCKPTDKWDPKYMNEFEEMVKTHSDEIIAVILEPIVQGAGGMRIYHPEFLRNIRLLCDKYGILLILDEIATGFGRTGKLFAYEHADIVPDILCVGKALTGGYLTLSAVLCTKDVATTVCSGKAKGFMHGPTFMGNPLACAIASKSLEIIQRNEWKSQVKSIEEIFNQKLDKAQDISIIKDTRVIGAIAVFELSIPVDMKWFREKFLEKGIWVRPFGKLVYLMPPFIISEKELNHLVDSVIEIIIEFDNLQKEQQNINL, from the coding sequence ATGTCCGAGATACAAGGATTGTTAGATTTTGACAGAGATCACATCTGGCATCCTTACACATCAACTATCAATCCGTTACCATGCTTTTTAGTTGAATCAGCCAAAGGTGCTAGAATCAAGCTTGCAACAGGTGAAGATTTAATTGATGGTATGAGTTCTTGGTGGGCAGCAGTTCATGGCTATAACCATCCGGAATTGAACCAAGCTGCTATCAATCAACTTAAAGATATGTCCCACATCATGTTTGGTGGATTGACGCACAGACCAGCAATTAAATTGGTGAAACAGCTTTTGGAAATGACACACGAAAATTTGCAACATTGTTTTATTGCTGATACAGGATCTGTTGCAGTTGAGGTTAGTCTAAAAATGGCATTACAATACTGTCAATCAAAATatggaaacaaaaataagaaaaccAAGTTCTTAAGTGTGAACTATGGCTATCATGGTGATACTTTTGGTGCAATGTCAGTATGTGATCCAGTTAATTCTATGCATTCATTGTATTCCGGATATGTCAAGGAGAATATGTTTGTTAAGCTACCGCAATGCAAACCAACAGATAAGTGGGATCCAAAGTATATgaatgaatttgaagaaatggtAAAGACGCATAGTGATGAGATTATTGCAGTTATACTCGAACCTATTGTTCAGGGTGCTGGTGGTATGAGAATATACCATCCGGAGTTCTTAAGAAATATTAGATTGTTATGCGATAAATATGGCATACTGTTAATTTTGGATGAAATTGCAACTGGCTTTGGAAGAACTGGAAAACTGTTCGCCTATGAACATGCAGATATTGTTCCCGATATTTTATGTGTTGGTAAGGCTTTAACTGGTGGCTATTTAACATTGAGTGCTGTTTTATGTACTAAAGATGTTGCTACAACAGTTTGTTCCGGAAAGGCAAAAGGGTTCATGCATGGTCCAACATTTATGGGAAATCCCTTAGCCTGTGCAATTGCATCTAAAAGTCTAGAAATAATCCAACGTAATGAATGGAAAAGCCAAGTAAAAagtattgaagaaatattcaatcaaaaattaGACAAAGCTCAGGATATTTCCATAATTAAAGACACCAGGGTCATTGGGGCTATTGCGGTATTTGAATTATCCATTCCAGTTGATATGAAGTGGTTCCGTGAaaagtttcttgaaaaaggtATTTGGGTGAGACCATTTGGAAAACTTGTTTATTTGATGCCGCCTTTTATTATCTcagaaaaagaattaaATCATCTAGTTGATTCGGTAATTGAAATAATTATAGAGTTTGATAATCTCCAAAAAGAACAGCAAAATATTAACCTATAA
- a CDS encoding uncharacterized protein (PKUD0A04970; similar to Saccharomyces cerevisiae YJR154W), protein MSFNYEDCTTKTLDRLTLLSRITDVDRGDPSMPCLSETRFIKLTLPEPQPVPKVDQNDFTINKQEATPEKVLDIMKTFGVCKVKQLFTVEEIDQINKELDPFFQAKKDDPRLFPRETVKITETISKSPQVVHKIMSHPLNLGVTHLALDQANVFWIGENLNIGFSPATVASSIGFEIHPGAAGQPLHRDDQSEHNIRRPQTPQTFDYRNETQIGFSVALSDTTIENGATRFIPGSHLWDHLQKPNQEDCIQNTMKKGDATFMLASVVHSAAPNITENEVRRILIMFMGRGNSKSKENNYINCDFNYLKQFSVEQLTRMGFRMSEPYGNMLELQDPLTFIKDDYRRRANYSEVCKVLYD, encoded by the coding sequence ATGAGTTTCAACTACGAAGACTGCACTACTAAAACATTAGATCGTCTAACGCTACTATCTAGGATTACCGATGTTGATAGAGGTGATCCTTCCATGCCATGCTTATCAGAAACCAGGTTTATCAAGCTGACTTTGCCAGAGCCGCAACCAGTTCCAAAAGTTGATCAGAATGACTTTActataaacaaacaagaagCCACGCCTGAAAAAGTGCTTGATATTATGAAAACTTTTGGTGTTTGTAAGGTAAAGCAACTTTTcactgttgaagaaattgatcaaatcaataaagAGCTGGATCCTTTCTTTCAAGCAAAGAAAGATGATCCTAGACTATTTCCTAGGGAGACCGTTAAGATTACTGAAactatttcaaaatcaccaCAAGTCGTCCATAAGATAATGTCGCACCCACTAAACTTGGGTGTTACACATCTTGCTCTTGACCAGGCCAACGTTTTCTGGATTGGTGAAAACTTAAACATCGGCTTCAGTCCAGCAACTGTAGCAAGTTCAATAGGATTTGAGATTCATCCAGGTGCCGCTGGTCAACCTTTGCATAGAGACGACCAATCTGAGCATAATATCAGGAGGCCTCAAACTCCTCAAACATTTGATTATAGAAATGAAACCCAGATTGGTTTTTCAGTTGCCCTATCTGATACAACTATCGAAAATGGTGCAACTAGATTCATTCCTGGTTCGCATTTGTGGGACCATTTGCAAAAGCCAAATCAGGAAGACTGTATCCAAAATACAATGAAAAAGGGTGATGCTACGTTTATGCTTGCGTCTGTTGTTCACTCTGCAGCTCCCAACATCACTGAAAATGAGGTTAGAAGAATTTTGATTATGTTTATGGGTAGAGGTAATAGTAAGTCAAAGGAGAACAACTATATCAATTGTGATTTTAACTACTTAAAGCAGTTCTCAGTAGAGCAACTTACTCGTATGGGTTTTAGAATGAGTGAACCATACGGTAACATGCTTGAATTGCAGGATCCTTTGacttttatcaaagacGATTACAGAAGAAGAGCCAATTATTCAGAAGTATGTAAAGTTTTATACGACTAA